The DNA segment CCTTTTCGTCTGGCGAGATACTGGCCCGGTCATTGCGGACCGTGGCGGAGAAGCGCCGAACGTGTTTCAATTGGGCGGCGCATACTGGATGCTCACCGACAGCGGCGGGCTAAACCTGTACCGGAGCGAGGACCTCAATCGGTGGACGTACGTCGGCCCGTTCCTGCAGGCGCCGGGCGCGCGGCCCTGCGACGGTGCCGTGGCGCAGCATCCCGACGCGCTCGAACAGGGCGATCACGCATACCTCGTTTATTTCGTGCACCCCTTCGGCGCACGGCATACCGAGCCGGGCAAGCATCGGTCCGTGCTGCAAATCGCGCGGCTCTGCGTGGCGGACGGCCAACTGATAGCGGAGCGAGACGAGCCGTTCCGCCTGGAATTGATTCCGCCTGCGTGAGGGACCGAAACGTGCGGCGGGGATTTCAAAATGACTTCGCGGAGCGCTATGATTACGCGAAACCGGAGAGGGTGCCGACATGATGCCACTGCGTGTGCTAGTCCCTGCGTTGTTGATGATTGCGATGCTGCACGGCTGCGGCGGCGAATCCGCCGCGCCCGCCGCGAAGCCCGGACAGCGAACTTTCGGCGTCGTGTTTCAGACGATGAATAATCCGTTCTTCGTCGAGTTGAACCGCGGCCTGCAGGAAGTCATCGAGGCGCACGGCGACCGGCTCGTGACGCTGGATTCGCGTTTTGACAGCCTCAAACAGAAGAACGATATTTCCGACCTTATTCTGCGAGGCGCTTCCGCAATCTTCATCAATCCGGTGAATTGGGAGGGCATCACCGGCAGCCTGATCCAGGCGCGAGACAAGAATGTGCCGTGCATCGTGGTCGATGCCCCCGTAAAGGATGAGAACCTCGTGCTGTGTCAGGTGGCCTCGGACAACGTGGAGGCGGGCCGGCTGGCCGCGCGAGCCTTGGCCCAGACGCGCCGCCCGGCGAAGGTCGTTGTGTTGCACCAGTCCGTGAACAAGGCATGCATTGATCGTGTCGCGGGTTTTATGGAAGAACTGGCCAAGTACCCGGACATGCAGGTGCTGGAGACACAGGAGGGCAAAGGCACGACGGAGGGCGCGCGCCCGGTCATGCGCGATCTGCTCGGCCGCTTTCCGGAGCTTGACGCGGTTTTTGCGATAAACGACCCGAGCGCGCTTGGCGTGATCTCGGCGCTGGAGTCGGCGGGCCGGCTGCAGGACGTCACGGTTGTGACCGTCGACGGGTCGCCGGAGGCGGTCGCGGCGATCAAGGCGGGCAAACTACTGTCGAGTTCGGCGCAGTTTCCCTATGAGATGGGGAAAGTCGCTGCGGAGAAGGTTTACGAGCATCTTGCGGGCAACCCCATCGAGAAGGACGTGAAGATCCGCGTTGAACTGGTGACCCGCGAGAACGCCGATGCGTATCTCCAGTCGTTTCAGGGGGCGCAGTGAAGTCGTTCAAGCGGATGGCGCCGCTGCTGGGCGGCATGATTGGACTGCTGGCCCTCTTCCGGCTGTGGGTGCCCGGGTTCCTCGCCAAAGACAACATGCTGGACCTCGCGCAGCAGATCTCCGTCAATGCGATCATCGCGTTCGGCATGACACTGACGATTCTCATCGGCGGTATCGACCTGTCCGTCGGCGCACTGCTCGCGCTCGTGGGCACGACGGCCGTCTATGTTATCTCGCAGGCCGCGCCGGAGGCGCAGAACATCGGCGTGCTGGCGTTGGCGCTCGGCGCGGGCAGCGGTGTCGCGGCGCTGTGCGGTCTGTTGAACGGCTGGTGTGCGGCGCGCACGCCGATACCGCCGTTCATTATTACGCTGGCCACGATGCTCATGGCGCGCGGTACTGCGCTGCGCTTCAACGAAGGCCGCCCCATGCACGTGCCCGAGACGCAAACGATGTTCCTGGCGCTGGGCAACAGCCGCATCTATCTGTCCGGGGAGGTGCAGATACCCGCGCCCGTCCTGGTTATGCTTGCGGCGTTCGCATTCACGGGGATTCTGTTGCACAAGACGCGCTATGGCCGCCACCTCTTCGCTATCGGCGGAAACCGGGAAGCGGCCCGGCTGAGCGGGCTGCCGTTGTTCGCCTGCGAAGTGAGCGTGTATCTCATCTGTTCCGTGCTCGCGGGCATCGCGGGGTTGATCCACGCGTCGCAACTCTACTCGGCCGAACCTTCGGCCGGCACGGGCTTTGAACTGAACGCGATTGCGGCGGTAGTCGTCGGCGGCACCAGTTTCACCGGCGGCATTGGGAGCATGCACGGCACGCTGATCGGCGCGATCATCATTGGCATCCTCGACAAGGGGCTGAATCAGGCGGGAGTGCATTTCTCGCTGCAGTACGTCATGAAGGGACTCGTCATCCTCGGCGCCGTGTACATGGACGTGCGGCGCAGGCGGCGCGCCTGACCCGAGAGCCGTTTTCAGCGGCCCATTGGCACCGGATTTACTGGCGGCTGGTCCATGGGTACCTGCCACTCCTGACCCCTGGGCACCGGATCGAAATTCTCCGCCGGAATCCAGTTCTTCTCGTCAAGGTAGAGGTTCGGGTCATTCCAGAACAGGCCCTGGATGATGTCCTGAGCGTAAATGGGGCTGGTCATGGCCAGCACTTCGAGCGGTCCGAACCCCGTCTTCGGGTCCGCGGGCTGCACGACGCGAACCCGGTAACAGCAGGCCGCCTTGGGCCGTTGCGGAAAACGAAACACGAAATTGTCGCCTTCGATGATTTTGCTGATGAAGGTGCGCCCGTTCTCGAGGACCTGCAGTTTCTTGCCTGCCGCGCCCGTGACGCTTACCCCGAAAACGGTGTCCAGCCCAAGCGGAATCGTGCCCCCGATGCTCACGTCGACCTTGTTGTCCGCCATGACGTCGGCATTAAAGACAATGCGGGGACCGTCCGGTCCCGAAGACACATAGGTGCGCCCGAGGCGCAACCCTTCGAGAATACCCTCGAGAGACTTGTCGCGCGCGTACACGTACGTGATCGGCCGCCCCATGGGAACCTTCGGGCTGGCCGTGCCGCTGCCGGCGATGGCGGAGGCTTTCAGCCCGCGCACCAGTTCGTAATCCCAGAACTGGCATGCCTGCGCATTGGCGCCGTGCGAGGTGATCGCGGCGGCGGCAGCAATGGAATAGATGAGTTCCCGCTCTTCATCGCGGATCTTGAGCGCATCGCGGAGATTGTCGAGCGTCATCGGCGGCACCTCGCGCCATGCGCGCGACCACACCTCGATGGCATTGACGAAGCTGAGGTTCCACTGCCACGGCGCGGTGGGGAAACAAGGCCGGGCCACCGCGAATATACCGCCTTGCGCCTGCACGCGCAGGCAGTCTGCCTGGGCCGTGTCCTGGTCGCTCGGCGGGTCGGGTTCCGTGCGCGGGCCGTAAATCAATGCAAAGCCCATGGATTCGTCGCCCCATTCCATTGCTGGAATGAGCACGGTCTTGTCAGAACTGAAAGCCGGGTCGTGCGCCGCCTGAATCGTGTTACGGTCCGTGATCGCCAGAAAATCAAGACCGGACGACTCCGCGCGGCGCACCAGTTCGGCCACGGTCTCCGACCCTTCGGAGTAGGTGGAGTAACAGTGGAGTTCTCCTTTGTACCAGCCGGGCTGGTCCGAAAGCACCCGGTTGACGCGTGGGACCGCCGCGCGGCCCGGGATGCTGCCGGCGTCCGCCGGATTCGTGCCGCATTCCTCCTCGACCCGGTCCAGGGCCAGGTCGCCGTCGAAGTCGAACGAACGCAGCGGGCGCGTGCCCGCCGCGCCTTCCAGCACGCGCACCTCCAACACCGCGGGCGGCCCGGATTCCGGCACGACGAGGTCTCGCACGGCGACGAGAATGGGGGAACCCGCATCGAAGACATGGACATAAGCCCGGTAATTGCCCACCGGCGCGGCCATATCCTGTCTGCGCTCGGGCACGGGCAGAATGGTCGGTGGAAAACCATCGAGATTAACGAGGTCCACGCGCGCCGCGAGCGGTTTTTCGAGCACGTCGGCCACATCGACCGTCAAGACGCCCTTTGGCCGGTTATCCGGCCGCGGTGCTGGTTCTCGTGCCTCTCTGGCGCCCGGGCCGGCCCCGGACGTCTTCGTGGGGGTATCCGACGTCCCTGCGGGCGTCTGGTCGCTAACGCAGCCGCATGTCAGCGACAGGAGCATGAGAAAAACTGCAAGATGCTTCATCTGCGACATTGCCATTTTTACCCCGCTGACTCTACTCAATAGATGGACAGCTCTTGCTTCGCTCCTGGAAGTGGGCAGAATACGAAAACTATAGAAGCTGTGTATGGGCTTGATTTCCATTTCCAAGAGGCGCTAAACTGACATCTAGTGCGTGTGCTTGACGAGAGGGAGTATAGCAGAAGTTGTCTCGGGCAAGACACGCCAGACACGCGAAACGGGGCAACAAAAGAAAGGTGAGTGGACCATGAGAATGAGAGGGTTGCGCAAAGACACACGAGAAGTGCTGAACATGTTGTCGAGCATCGACATCAACAGCAGTGTGGCGGTGTACGTGCAGATCGAGAATCACGTTCAATTCGCCATCGCCTCGGGCCGGCTGAAAGCTACCGACCAGTTGCCGAGTGTGCGGGAACTGTCGGAACAGCTTGATGTCAATCCGAACACGGTTGCCAAGGCGTATCGCGACCTGGAAGTCATGGGGTTGTTGTACACCCGCCGTGGCATGGGCGTGTTCATCAACAAGGGCATCGAGACCAAGTGCCGCGAGGACTGCCGCAAGCGGTTGATCGGCCGCATGTTTGAAGTCGTGGCCGAAGCCAAGGCTGCCGGTATGACCTCGGACGAGGTCAACGAGATCGTCGCGAAGAGTCTCTCCGTCGCGGGCACGCCGTACGGGCCCACGCCCGCCAGTCTGCTCACGCTGACGAGGCCGAAGAAGAAGGCCGGCAAGTAATTCTCGACAGCTTTTCTGACGCACGGTTCACCGTGTAACCGCGTTTTTGGGAGGTGCGGGCCGCAAACCGCGTGCGGCCCGCCGCGGTTGAGCGGTCTTGGGCATTGTTGCTGTAGTGTTCGGTACGCGCGTTTTTCCGGAAAGCAGGTGCTCCAAGACCAAAGGGGAGCGTATTACTTCACGGATGCGTTCGGCCGGGGCGTGGCGGGATGCGTTTCTTGACGCGGGCGTGAAGGTTTCTCAAGGGGTCAAAACTGTCAGGAAAACTCTTGACATTTTTTTGCCTGTCGCGTACACTTAAGCCAGAAAACTCTGAAACCTTGGGCGCATACGTAAAGAGTTTGCCGGGGCGTCTTGCCTCGTTGCTCTGCGTCCGAGGGGGCGGGGTTCCTGATTCGAAGGCCGGTGGCTCGCGAGGTCATGAGGTTCCTCGCCTTGGCTGAAGAACCGGGAGTACGGCAGAAGGGCGCATTCGCGAAGCGTAGAGACGAGATGGCTACGGGAAGTGAAATCAGAAGCGCCGGACGGACCGATGCGGAGGCGAAGGAAGGCGGCGGGCGCGTCAGTCACGGGGCAAAGGTCAAACGCGGTCAACTGACGGCGGTCCAGCAGGGCCGTTACGGCACAGGTCCCGCGCCTTACGGATACCGCCGGGGTAGCCCGGGCCAGAAACCATTGCTGGTGGATGACCGCGAGGCGGAAGTGGTGCGCATGATCTTCCGCGAATACCTGAACACCCGCAGCACCGGCAAGGTCGTCGATTTTCTGCATTCGAGGAATATTTTCACACGCAAGGGAAATAGATGGTCGCGTCAGGCGATCGCCATCATCTTGTCCAACCGGACTTACCGCGGCCGTGTCAGTTACGGGGACGTCGAAACCGAAGGATTGCACGACCCCATTATCGAGCCGGCGCTTTTCTACAAGGCGAACGCCCTCAAGGAACGCAAGCGGCGCCAGAAAAAANNNNNNNNNNNNNNNNNNNNNNNNNNNNNNNNNNNNNNNNNNNNNNNNNNNNNNNNNNNNNNNNNNNNNNNNNNNNNNNNNNNNNNNNNNNNNNNNNNNNCCGGACTTACCGCGGCCGTGTCAGTTACGGGGACGTCGAAACCGAAGGATTGCACGACCCCATTATCGAGCCGGCGCTTTTCTACAAGGCGAACGCCCTCAAGGAACGCAAGCGGCGCCAGAAAAAAACCGGGCGCGACGCTTGAGCATGAGGCCGTCTCGGCGCGCGGGCGGAAGGGACGCCCGCACAGGCGGCGGTCCTTTCTTGCGGATACCCATCATAAGGAGCGCATGCGACCATGCTTGACCTTGCGCAGGCCACCCTTGCACTCGGCGCGCGGGCGGAAGGGACGCCCGCACAGGCGGCGGTCCTTTCTTGCGGATACCCATCATAAGGAGCGCATGCGACCATGCTTGACCTTGCGCAGGCCACCCTTGCAGTCGTTGATTTTCAGAACAAGTTGATGCCCGGCGGCCCGGAGAACGTGCGCCCCTTTCTCGACAACGCCGTAAAACTGATTGCGTGCGCGCGCTGCCTTGATATCCCCATCCTTGTCACTGAGCAGAATCCCGATCGGCTCGGCAGGACTAATGACGTGATCGCCGAAGCCCTCGGAGATATCCCCCGGTTCGGCAAATTGGAGTTCAGTTGCGCGAGCCATGAAGGGTTTCGCGCCGCGCTCCGCGCGACTGGGCGGCGACAGGTGCTGGTGACCGGCATGGAAACGCACATCTGCGTGATGCAGACGGCCTTGGGCCTCAAGGAACGCGGCTACGAATCCTTCGTTGTGCGCGACGCGGTCTTGTCCATGCGCGACGAGGAACGCCAGGCTGGGTTGCAGCGCCTGGTCCAGGAAGGCGTGAAGCTGGTCACGGCGCAAATGGCGATATTCGAGTTGTTGCGCGCCGCAGGTACCCCCGAATTCAAGCGCATGCTGCCCCTGCTGAAGGCGCGGGACTAGCCGTCCAGCCGTTCCGGCGGCGCGACCTGCGTCACAGCCTCGGGGCTGTCCACCGGAATGTCCCCGGCCGTGTGGTCGTAATCCTCGTCCTGTTCCGGCGAATACGCGCCATATTCCGCCCGTGAAGTGCCGGCTGAGTCGGCAGCGGAAACCGGTTCCGGCCGCGCTACGGTTTCCCCGTCCGCCTGCGGGGTAGCATC comes from the Candidatus Hydrogenedentota bacterium genome and includes:
- a CDS encoding sugar ABC transporter substrate-binding protein, giving the protein MMPLRVLVPALLMIAMLHGCGGESAAPAAKPGQRTFGVVFQTMNNPFFVELNRGLQEVIEAHGDRLVTLDSRFDSLKQKNDISDLILRGASAIFINPVNWEGITGSLIQARDKNVPCIVVDAPVKDENLVLCQVASDNVEAGRLAARALAQTRRPAKVVVLHQSVNKACIDRVAGFMEELAKYPDMQVLETQEGKGTTEGARPVMRDLLGRFPELDAVFAINDPSALGVISALESAGRLQDVTVVTVDGSPEAVAAIKAGKLLSSSAQFPYEMGKVAAEKVYEHLAGNPIEKDVKIRVELVTRENADAYLQSFQGAQ
- a CDS encoding GntR family transcriptional regulator; this encodes MRMRGLRKDTREVLNMLSSIDINSSVAVYVQIENHVQFAIASGRLKATDQLPSVRELSEQLDVNPNTVAKAYRDLEVMGLLYTRRGMGVFINKGIETKCREDCRKRLIGRMFEVVAEAKAAGMTSDEVNEIVAKSLSVAGTPYGPTPASLLTLTRPKKKAGK
- a CDS encoding recombinase family protein, giving the protein MATGSEIRSAGRTDAEAKEGGGRVSHGAKVKRGQLTAVQQGRYGTGPAPYGYRRGSPGQKPLLVDDREAEVVRMIFREYLNTRSTGKVVDFLHSRNIFTRKGNRWSRQAIAIILSNRTYRGRVSYGDVETEGLHDPIIEPALFYKANALKERKRRQKK
- a CDS encoding ABC transporter permease — translated: MAPLLGGMIGLLALFRLWVPGFLAKDNMLDLAQQISVNAIIAFGMTLTILIGGIDLSVGALLALVGTTAVYVISQAAPEAQNIGVLALALGAGSGVAALCGLLNGWCAARTPIPPFIITLATMLMARGTALRFNEGRPMHVPETQTMFLALGNSRIYLSGEVQIPAPVLVMLAAFAFTGILLHKTRYGRHLFAIGGNREAARLSGLPLFACEVSVYLICSVLAGIAGLIHASQLYSAEPSAGTGFELNAIAAVVVGGTSFTGGIGSMHGTLIGAIIIGILDKGLNQAGVHFSLQYVMKGLVILGAVYMDVRRRRRA
- a CDS encoding CehA/McbA family metallohydrolase; amino-acid sequence: MKHLAVFLMLLSLTCGCVSDQTPAGTSDTPTKTSGAGPGAREAREPAPRPDNRPKGVLTVDVADVLEKPLAARVDLVNLDGFPPTILPVPERRQDMAAPVGNYRAYVHVFDAGSPILVAVRDLVVPESGPPAVLEVRVLEGAAGTRPLRSFDFDGDLALDRVEEECGTNPADAGSIPGRAAVPRVNRVLSDQPGWYKGELHCYSTYSEGSETVAELVRRAESSGLDFLAITDRNTIQAAHDPAFSSDKTVLIPAMEWGDESMGFALIYGPRTEPDPPSDQDTAQADCLRVQAQGGIFAVARPCFPTAPWQWNLSFVNAIEVWSRAWREVPPMTLDNLRDALKIRDEERELIYSIAAAAAITSHGANAQACQFWDYELVRGLKASAIAGSGTASPKVPMGRPITYVYARDKSLEGILEGLRLGRTYVSSGPDGPRIVFNADVMADNKVDVSIGGTIPLGLDTVFGVSVTGAAGKKLQVLENGRTFISKIIEGDNFVFRFPQRPKAACCYRVRVVQPADPKTGFGPLEVLAMTSPIYAQDIIQGLFWNDPNLYLDEKNWIPAENFDPVPRGQEWQVPMDQPPVNPVPMGR
- a CDS encoding isochorismatase family protein gives rise to the protein MLDLAQATLAVVDFQNKLMPGGPENVRPFLDNAVKLIACARCLDIPILVTEQNPDRLGRTNDVIAEALGDIPRFGKLEFSCASHEGFRAALRATGRRQVLVTGMETHICVMQTALGLKERGYESFVVRDAVLSMRDEERQAGLQRLVQEGVKLVTAQMAIFELLRAAGTPEFKRMLPLLKARD